Proteins from a single region of Apium graveolens cultivar Ventura chromosome 7, ASM990537v1, whole genome shotgun sequence:
- the LOC141671016 gene encoding homeobox-leucine zipper protein ATHB-6-like, producing MKRLSSTDSLGALMSICPTTEEGSPGNNHVYSREFQSMLEGLDEEGCVEEMGQISEKKRRLSVNQVKALEKNFEVENKLEPERKVKLAQELGLQPRQVAVWFQNRRARWKTKQLERDYGVLKANYDSLKLKNDTLQQENQSLLKEIRELNSKLEVDNTDKNSEHSVKEEMMVTEDSEKATDVVLKSPSIECEDVNTEVNFESFDHQNNNGITMAADLTTFFPDFKDGSSDDSDSSAILNEDNNNSPKAAISSYATNGVPIRSHQFMPSSMNCFPFSSTSSLSKTFLGDAQKACYQPQFVKIEEHNFLSGDESCNFFSDDQDPSLQWYCPDQWN from the exons ATGAAGAGACTTAGCAGTACTGATTCTTTGGGTGCCTTGATGTCCATCTGTCCAACAACAG AAGAAGGGAGTCCAGGAAACAACCATGTTTACAGCAGGGAATTTCAGTCCATGTTGGAGGGGTTAGATGAAGAAGGTTGTGTGGAAGAAATGGGTCAGATCTCGGAGAAAAAGCGGAGACTAAGTGTAAATCAAGTCAAGGCATTGGAGAAGAATTTTGAAGTTGAAAACAAGCTTGAACCGGAAAGGAAAGTTAAGCTTGCTCAAGAACTTGGCTTGCAACCTAGACAAGTTGCAGTTTGGTTCCAAAATCGCCGTGCCCGATGGAAGACCAAACAACTGGAGAGAGATTATGGTGTTCTTAAGGCCAATTACGACAGCCTCAAGCTTAAGAATGATACTCTTCAACAAGAAAACCAGTCTCTGCTGAAAGAG ATAAGAGAGCTGAATTCGAAGTTGGAAGTGGACAACACTGATAAAAACAGTGAACATTCAGTGAAAGAAGAGATGATGGTTACTGAGGACAGTGAGAAAGCTACTGATGTAGTACTGAAAAGTCCGTCGATCGAATGCGAAGATGTCAATACAGAGGTTAATTTCGAAAGTTTTGATCATCAGAACAACAATGGGATTACAATGGCTGCTGATTTAACTACATTTTTCCCGGATTTCAAAGACGGGTCATCAGATGATAGCGATTCAAGCGCAATCCTAAACGAAGACAATAACAACAGCCCAAAGGCAGCCATTTCTTCGTATGCTACTAATGGGGTTCCTATTCGGAGTCATCAGTTCATGCCGTCTTCCATGAATTGCTTCCCGTTCAGCTCAACATCATCGTTGTCGAAAACCTTTCTAGGGGATGCTCAAAAAGCATGTTATCAGCCGCAGTTTGTGAAGATTGAAGAACACAACTTTCTCAGTGGAGATGAGTCTTGCAACTTCTTTTCAGATGATCAAGATCCTAGTCTTCAGTGGTACTGTCCTGATCAGTGGAATTAA